GATAACCTGAACTACACGCTGGATTCTCTGGCGCAAACCATGCCCATCGCGATTGTGCATACCACGGATTACTGGATACATATCCGCGCCGCCAAACCGGCATAAACAATAAGCCATCAAAAAATTTCACGCACGTGGTGACACTTTTCCTGCCTCGTTGCACATCGTTAATAGAGGTCATCACAATCCCGATGTCAGGACGGCATACAGCGTCCGACAACGTAAGCAAGAGCAGCAGAGGAAAACGTGCAACAGGCATCTGTGCAACACCTTTCGTTAAACGCGCGCATTGATGCGGCACCTGCCGCACGGCATGACGTCGCATCCACACAGCCATCGCTCAGTATGACGGTGGCGGCACCCGCCCGGGGAGAAATGGGGAAGATTGCGCTCAGCTTTCTGACGGTCGCGCTGATCCATGCGGGTGTCGCTGCCTTACTCATCACTCGAACCACCGAATACACACCGATCAACCTGCTCAATCCAGCAGCCAGTATCAGCATTCAGGCCACGATGGTTGAAGCACCGGAACCCGAATCGATTCCCGAACCGTCGCCGGAGCCCCCCGTGCTGACATCAGAACAGGGTGAACGTGAAATTGCGCCCGTCCCTGAAAAGCCCGTCGTTGAGAAACAGCAAACACCGCCGCCTACGGTCAAAAAAGAGGTTCACCAGCCGCCGGTTAAGCCAGTGGTAAAACCGCAGCCCGTTCGCCCAAAAACCACCGCCGAGCGTCAGCCTGCGGCGCGTCCTGTATCGGAACCGTCTTCCACCACACCGGAAGCGACGCCAGTCCCGCAGACGACCGCCAGCAAGGGCAACCTGATGCAGAACAGCCCTGGTGCTCAGCCTAAACAGGTCGCATCCGTTGGCTGTATCGTTCCGCAACCTGACTACCCTCGCCGCGCCAAGCGTCTCCAGCAGGAAGGCAACGTGCTGGTTCGTCTGGTGATTAGCCCAGAGGGGCGATTGATTCGACACGACATTGCCCGCAGCAGCGGCTATGACGCCCTCGATCAGGCCGCGATTGAGGCCGTGGCGCAGGCACGCTGTACGCCTTACCGCGAAAATGGACAGGCCATTACCGTCATGACGATTCAGCCCGTTAATTTCCGGCTGACTCACTAAGAAAGCACCCGAGTTGAAATAGCGCATTCGCCGTTTCGCAAACACGCCCGAATCAGGTTATTGCATAGGAGGTCACACATGAACACGTTAGATATCCACCATTTCTGGCAGCAGGGCGATGTCGTCACCCACTCGGTAGCCATCATTCTGCTGATCATGTCGCTGCTGTCATGGACGGTCATGCTGCTCAAAGCACGGCAGTTGCTCGCATTGAACAAGAGCGTGCAATACAGTCGGAATACCTTTTGGCAGGCGACCAGCCTGCAAGAGAGCGTCGAGAAATTCGGTAAGCAGCGTTTTAACCCGTTCCGCGATCTGGTGATCGAAGGACATGCGCTGCTGAAACACCCACACAAATTCTCTTCCACGCTAGGCGGACACGTCGATCTCAGCGACTGGCTGGTGCGCGGCCTGAGCAACACGCTGGACACCAACTCAGGCAAACTGCAATCCGGCCTCGGCACGCTGGCATCTATCGGCAGTACCGCGCCGTTTATCGGTCTGCTGGGCACCGTGTGGGGCATTTTTCACGCGCTACAAACCATTAGCACCATCGGCCAGCCCGATCTGGCTCAGGTTGCTGGTCCCGTCGGAGAAGCCTTGATCATGACGGCGTTTGGCCTGTTCGTGGCGATTCCCGCCGTATTAGGCTTCAACGCGATCAACCGCCGCAATCGCATCGTCCTGCATGCCATGAATCGCTTTGCGCACGATCTGCACGCTTACCTGCTGACTGGCGCGCGCGTGGATACCAGTATTACCGACCTGAATAGCGCGGCACGGTATGAGCCGACTCACCCCGTTGAGCGCTCCGCCTGAAGAGGAACATCGCCATGAGTATGTCATCTCCGTTTGAAAGTCAGGAAGACGCCCTGCTTAACGACATCAACATGACGCCGTTTATCGATGTCATGCTGGTGCTGCTGATCGTGTTCATGATTACCCTGCCGGTCATTAATCATGCCGTCAAAGTGGAGCTACCGCGCGCCAGCGTCGAGAAAATCAAGAAAGATCCACAGGCTGTGGATATCGCAATTACTGCAACCGGACAAATTAACTGGAATAAAGAAGCCGTTGATGATGCCCAACTGATCGCCAAACTCGATGCGGCCTCAGCCGAAGGCACTCACCCAAATATACGGCTGTTTGCCGATCAGGCCGTCGAATATGGTCGAGTGGCGTATGTCATGACCAATGCTCAGCAGCGTGGCCTGAGCAAAATCGATTTCGTCCTGCAACCCGTCAAAGCACCCTGACCTCCCTTTTCGCTCTGGTGCTGACAGCCGCGCCAGCACCAGAGCGCATCATCTTCTCCATCATCCAACACCTCAGCGTAAAAAAGTTTCGTCTCGCGGTGACGCTTTTCTTTCTTCGTTGCACATCATGAGTAGAACACTGTTACGCATGGATACCGAATAATGCCTTCTCTTGATGAATCCCCCGTTCTTGCTACGCCGCAGACCGACACGCTTCAGTCGCTGGCCGGAGACGTACTGGACTTCGCGGCCACAAAAGGCGCGAGTCAGGCGGTCGTCAGCATCTCGCAGGGAAACCGCCGTACGATCCGCGTCAGGAACGGCGATATTGATACGCTGACGCAA
The nucleotide sequence above comes from Pectobacterium brasiliense. Encoded proteins:
- a CDS encoding MotA/TolQ/ExbB proton channel family protein; the protein is MNTLDIHHFWQQGDVVTHSVAIILLIMSLLSWTVMLLKARQLLALNKSVQYSRNTFWQATSLQESVEKFGKQRFNPFRDLVIEGHALLKHPHKFSSTLGGHVDLSDWLVRGLSNTLDTNSGKLQSGLGTLASIGSTAPFIGLLGTVWGIFHALQTISTIGQPDLAQVAGPVGEALIMTAFGLFVAIPAVLGFNAINRRNRIVLHAMNRFAHDLHAYLLTGARVDTSITDLNSAARYEPTHPVERSA
- a CDS encoding energy transducer TonB, which codes for MQQASVQHLSLNARIDAAPAARHDVASTQPSLSMTVAAPARGEMGKIALSFLTVALIHAGVAALLITRTTEYTPINLLNPAASISIQATMVEAPEPESIPEPSPEPPVLTSEQGEREIAPVPEKPVVEKQQTPPPTVKKEVHQPPVKPVVKPQPVRPKTTAERQPAARPVSEPSSTTPEATPVPQTTASKGNLMQNSPGAQPKQVASVGCIVPQPDYPRRAKRLQQEGNVLVRLVISPEGRLIRHDIARSSGYDALDQAAIEAVAQARCTPYRENGQAITVMTIQPVNFRLTH
- a CDS encoding ExbD/TolR family protein; translation: MSMSSPFESQEDALLNDINMTPFIDVMLVLLIVFMITLPVINHAVKVELPRASVEKIKKDPQAVDIAITATGQINWNKEAVDDAQLIAKLDAASAEGTHPNIRLFADQAVEYGRVAYVMTNAQQRGLSKIDFVLQPVKAP